The following proteins are encoded in a genomic region of Drosophila willistoni isolate 14030-0811.24 chromosome 2L unlocalized genomic scaffold, UCI_dwil_1.1 Seg196, whole genome shotgun sequence:
- the LOC6639944 gene encoding tyrosine-protein kinase-like otk: protein MAKRLFLSLSLIFGCLGGHSQVTATALPLGDVSITKGPSSLITLKEQSSLQLPCVYQLPQLYRQSNSVILRWRKDNKTLRQLELGQAASTTSEPQLETMLREDGRIIMNKENGSLQFSSILASDAGQYQCQLVIEGELAASSSTGTLEVIEQLKFMPQPTSKNLELGSLSKVHCKAQGTPTPQVKWMRETQLPLPLNVTDQNGTLVFSQVSNEQRGQYTCIASNSQGQISATVSIQVVIAPRFTVAPPEGPLEVEESGVVVLHCQAMGEPKPTIQWDKDLDYLTMEDNENNTDLTANRWRLLENGTLEIRNVQPEDEGRYGCTIGSSAGLKRQEVLLVVRSSKSASNSIITRIIIIIICLAFLYFVLVLGLKLWYRYRRHLGKVQLEDAPAPNDNHHDDNEANAEHEPCLTEANSSRNLKSKLRENTILEHESQVADDIV, encoded by the exons ATGGCGAAACGTTTGTTCTTAAGTCTTAGCCTGATCTTTGGCTGTTTAGGCG GTCATAGCCAAGTTACTGCCACGGCATTGCCATTGGGCGATGTCAGCATAACGAAAGGTCCCTCGAGTTTGATAACTCTCAAAGAGCAGAGCTCCCTGCAGTTGCCATGTGTCTATCAATTGCCTCAACTCTATCGCCAGAGCAATAGTGTGATCTTACGCTGGCGTAAGGATAACAAAACATTGCGTCAATTGGAACTGGGACAGGCGGCCAGTACGACAAGTGAACCACAATTGGAGACCATGTTAAGGGAAGATGGTCGCATCATAATGAACAAGGAGAATGGTTCACTGCAATTTTCAAGCATTTTGGCCAGCGATGCGGGTCAATATCAATGTCAATTGGTTATAGAAGGTGAACTGGCCGCCAGCTCAAGTACTGGGACTCTGGAGGTCATTGagcaattgaaatttatgccACAGCCCACATCGAAAAATTTGGAATTGGGTAGTCTGAGTAAAGTGCATTGTAAGGCACAGGGAACACCAACGCCACAAGTAAAATGGATGAGG GAAACGCAATTGCCTTTGCCGTTGAATGTGACGGATCAGAATGGAACATTGGTCTTCAGTCAGGTCAGCAACGAGCAACGTGGACAATATACATGCATTGCCTCCAATAGTCAGGGCCAGATTAGTGCCACCGTGTCCATACAAGTGGTAATCGCTCCACGCTTCACAGTGGCCCCACCCGAAGGTCCTCTTGAGGTTGAGGAATCTGGCGTGGTGGTTCTCCATTGTCAGGCAATGGGTGAACCCAAGCCGACTATACAATGGGACAAGGATTTGGATTATCTCACTATGGAGGATAATGAGAATAATACAGATTTGACTGCAAATCGCTGGCGTCTGCTGGAGAATGGCACTCTGGAGATTAGGAATGTACAGCCCGAGGATGAGGGACGCTATGGCTGCACCATTGGCAGTAGTGCGGGTTTGAAACGTCAGGAGGTACTCCTGGTCGTTAGATCCTCGAAATCGGCTTCAAATTCCATAATCACACggattattattataataatttgtttggcatttttgtattttgtccTCGTGTTGGGACTGAAACTCTGGTATCGCTATCGTCGCCATTTGGGCAAGGTGCAACTGGAGGATGCACCGGCTCCGAATGATAATCATCATGATGATAATGAGGCGAATGCCGAGCATGAACCTTGCCTAACCGAGGCAAATTCCAGCAGGAATCTGAAATCGAAATTAAGGGAGAATACCATATTGGAGCATGAATCGCAGGTTGCCGATGATATCGTATGA
- the LOC6640391 gene encoding metallophosphoesterase 1 homolog isoform X1, protein MASLRVVNRLVCRGFVVMTLLLIFFNEILIYYIAQSSWQNIDCKLENCTRMLLIADPQILGNSYDRSSHSPLARYDSDRYLQKSFERAVSFTQPHIIVFVGDLLDEGNIATAQEYKQYVQRFKRIYHHKRFNNFRMISAYLQRVHVPGDNDIGGENGDYISNSNQRRFKNEFMSEDLFDYDNRLRFFKINRMLLDFTNPDREHNSERLRIGVSHAPLLIGGGPLLRAIISDLDPHIIFSAHWHESRIFIYPSTKVINFYENAVRHFDLRALKEQEHSYLEIMVPTCSYRMGKSKIGMGYAVLENYNLHYTVLWQPNRFILLFTYVFWGLFVLCSAIVYKMMTRCPFRVAKRQTLYSRVSSTIPQF, encoded by the exons ATGGCTTCTTTGCGTGTAGTCAATAG ATTAGTGTGCCGCGGCTTCGTGGTGATGACTCTACTTTTAATCTTCTTCAATGAAATATTAATCTACTATATAGCCCAGTCGAGTTGGCAGAATATTGATTGTAAACTGG AGAATTGCACACGGATGCTGCTTATTGCTGATCCACAAATTTTGGGCAATTCATATGATCGCTCCTCACACAGTCCATTGGCACGCTATGATTCGGATAGATATTTGCAAAAGTCCTTTGAACGTGCCGTATCCTTCACCCAACCACATATCATTGTATTTGTGGGAGATCTTCTAGACGAGGGTAATATAGCCACGGCACAGGAGTATAAGCAATATGTCCAGAGATTTAAACGTATCTATCATCACAAGCGCTTCAATAAT TTTCGTATGATTTCGGCTTATTTGCAGCGTGTTCATGTCCCTGGAGATAATGATATTGGCGGTGAGAATGGCGATTATATATCGAATTCAAATCAACGACGATTCAAGAATGAGTTTATGAGCGAAGATCTCTTTGATTATGACAATCGTTTGCGTTTCTTTAAGATAAATCGCATGCTATTGGATTTCACAAATCCAGATCGGGAACATAATTCGGAACGTTTGCGTATTGGCGTCTCACATGCTCCGCTTCTCATTGGTGGCGGTCCATTGCTGAGAGCCATCATCAGTGACTTGGATCCACATATCATATTCTCAGCCCATTGGCATGAGTCCAGGATATTCATTTATCCATCAACGAAAGTCATCAATTTCTATGAGAATGCCGTCAGACACTTTGATCTGAGGGCCTTGAAAGAGCAGGAGCATAGCTACCTGGAGATAATGGTTCCAACATGCTCTTATCGCATGGGTAAATCAAAAATTGGCATGGGTTATGCAGTGCTGG AGAACTATAATCTCCATTATACGGTGCTGTGGCAACCAAATCGTTTCATCCTACTCTTCACCTACGTCTTCTGGGGTCTCTTTGTCCTGTGCAGTGCCATTGTCTATAAAATGATGACCCGTTGCCCTTTCCGCGTGGCCAAACGTCAGACGCTCTATAGTCGCGTCTCATCTACCATACCTCAATTTTAG
- the LOC6640391 gene encoding metallophosphoesterase 1 isoform X2: MASLRVVNRLVCRGFVVMTLLLIFFNEILIYYIAQSSWQNIDCKLENCTRMLLIADPQILGNSYDRSSHSPLARYDSDRYLQKSFERAVSFTQPHIIVFVGDLLDEGNIATAQEYKQYVQRFKRIYHHKRFNNRVHVPGDNDIGGENGDYISNSNQRRFKNEFMSEDLFDYDNRLRFFKINRMLLDFTNPDREHNSERLRIGVSHAPLLIGGGPLLRAIISDLDPHIIFSAHWHESRIFIYPSTKVINFYENAVRHFDLRALKEQEHSYLEIMVPTCSYRMGKSKIGMGYAVLENYNLHYTVLWQPNRFILLFTYVFWGLFVLCSAIVYKMMTRCPFRVAKRQTLYSRVSSTIPQF, from the exons ATGGCTTCTTTGCGTGTAGTCAATAG ATTAGTGTGCCGCGGCTTCGTGGTGATGACTCTACTTTTAATCTTCTTCAATGAAATATTAATCTACTATATAGCCCAGTCGAGTTGGCAGAATATTGATTGTAAACTGG AGAATTGCACACGGATGCTGCTTATTGCTGATCCACAAATTTTGGGCAATTCATATGATCGCTCCTCACACAGTCCATTGGCACGCTATGATTCGGATAGATATTTGCAAAAGTCCTTTGAACGTGCCGTATCCTTCACCCAACCACATATCATTGTATTTGTGGGAGATCTTCTAGACGAGGGTAATATAGCCACGGCACAGGAGTATAAGCAATATGTCCAGAGATTTAAACGTATCTATCATCACAAGCGCTTCAATAAT CGTGTTCATGTCCCTGGAGATAATGATATTGGCGGTGAGAATGGCGATTATATATCGAATTCAAATCAACGACGATTCAAGAATGAGTTTATGAGCGAAGATCTCTTTGATTATGACAATCGTTTGCGTTTCTTTAAGATAAATCGCATGCTATTGGATTTCACAAATCCAGATCGGGAACATAATTCGGAACGTTTGCGTATTGGCGTCTCACATGCTCCGCTTCTCATTGGTGGCGGTCCATTGCTGAGAGCCATCATCAGTGACTTGGATCCACATATCATATTCTCAGCCCATTGGCATGAGTCCAGGATATTCATTTATCCATCAACGAAAGTCATCAATTTCTATGAGAATGCCGTCAGACACTTTGATCTGAGGGCCTTGAAAGAGCAGGAGCATAGCTACCTGGAGATAATGGTTCCAACATGCTCTTATCGCATGGGTAAATCAAAAATTGGCATGGGTTATGCAGTGCTGG AGAACTATAATCTCCATTATACGGTGCTGTGGCAACCAAATCGTTTCATCCTACTCTTCACCTACGTCTTCTGGGGTCTCTTTGTCCTGTGCAGTGCCATTGTCTATAAAATGATGACCCGTTGCCCTTTCCGCGTGGCCAAACGTCAGACGCTCTATAGTCGCGTCTCATCTACCATACCTCAATTTTAG